From Drosophila subpulchrella strain 33 F10 #4 breed RU33 unplaced genomic scaffold, RU_Dsub_v1.1 Primary Assembly Seq354, whole genome shotgun sequence, the proteins below share one genomic window:
- the LOC119559876 gene encoding chitin synthase chs-2 isoform X2, with product MSAMRHRPMAPPGQGAGAGTAGEHGDSDDNNFTDDESSPLTHDIYGGSQRTIQETKGWDVFRDPPIKIETGSTANQECLELTVKILKIFAYVITFIIVLTGGVIAKGTMLFMTSQVRKDKKMEYCNKDLGRDKSFVVRLPEEERVAWIWALLIAYALPEIGALIRSARICFFKTFKVPRTGHFLFVWLMESMSAVGMALLMFVVLPQIDAIQGAMLTNCLCVVPGIFGLLSRTSKEGKRFVKVIIDLAAVAAQVTGLVIWPLLENRRELWVIPVACVMISCGWWENYVSPQSPLGLVRALGRIKEEMKYTRYFCHIFLSIWKILLFFTVTLLIYWAQGEEPGNLFAMYGDAFGPHKIIVYELPAGLGGVLPDTLESANIDTVDVDAAYNTVVYVLLLQIFGAYLCYIFGKFACKILIQGFSYAFPVSLTVPLSVTFLIAACGIRIDDPCFFHDTIPDYLFFTSPSNFRFNNFVTEQMAWAWILWLLSQTWIALHIWTPKCERLATTEKLFVQPMYSSLLIDQSMALNRRRDDQADVKTEDLSEIEKEKGDEYYETISVHTDRSSAPNKPSIKSSDNITRIYSCATMWHETKDEMIEFLKSIMRMDEDQCARRVAQKYLRVLDPDYYEFETHIFFDDAFEISDHSDDDIQCNRFVKLLIATMDEAASEIHQTTIRLRPPKKYPTPYGGRLVWTLPGKTKFITHLKDKDRIRHRKRWSQVMYMYYLLGHRLMELPISVDRKDAIAENTYLLTLDGDIDFKPNAVTLLVDLMKKNKNLGAACGRIHPVGSGPMVWYQLFEYAIGHWLQKATEHMIGCVLCSPGCFSLFRGKALMDDNVMKKYTTRSDEARHYVQYDQGEDRWLCTLLLQRGYRVEYSAASDAYTHCPEGFNEFYNQRRRWVPSTIANIMDLLADAKRTIKINDNISLLYIFYQMMLMGGTILGPGTIFLMLVGAFVAAFRIDNWTSFHYNIVPILAFMFICFTCKSNIQLFVAQVLSTAYALIMMAVIVGTALQLGEDGIGSPSAIFLISMVGSFFIAACLHPQEFWCITCGLIYLLSIPSMYLLLILYSIINLNVVSWGTREVVAKKTKKELEAEKKAAEEAKKRVKQKSMLSFLQSGIGDNGDEEGSVEFSLAGLFRCIFCTHGKTSDEKQQLTSIAESLDTIKTRMDTIESAVDPHGHHASRHGRRRTTSSGSKDHHLLTSVAEKSGDESDESDSDTSAEPKQERDFLTNPYWIEDPDVRKGEVDFLSSTEIQFWKDLIDQYLYPIDNDPVEQARIASDLIELRNKSVFAFFMANALFVLIVFLLQLNKDKLHIIWPLGVKTNITYIEETSEVHISKEYLQLEPIGLVFVFFFALILIIQFTAMLFHRFGTISHILASTELNFCKKKSEDLTQDQLIDKHAVEIVKNLQRLQGIDGDYDNDSGSGPDRIARRKTIQNLEKARQPRRQIGTLDVAFKKRFLKLTADAENNPATPILTRRLTMRAETIRALEVRKNSVMAERRKSAMQTLGAKNEYGITTGAPVNNNGALPNQRSGRVSNAGISIKDVFNVNGGAAEQIYGSNGGGTINQGYEHVIDEDGDGNSLRLTTRNPHPHHQVSWSQNTNGGNGTGRL from the exons ATGTCTGCGATGCGGCATCGCCCGATGGCCCCTCCGGGGCAAGGAGCCGGAGCGGGAACCGCCGGGGAGCACGGCGACAGCGACGACAACAACTTCACCGACGACGAGAGCTCCCCCCTGACTCACGACATATACGGCGGCAG TCAACGCACCATACAAGAAACCAAGGGTTGGGATGTGTTCCGGGATCCGCCGATCAAGATTGAGACCGGATCGACGGCGAACCAGGAGTGCTTAGAATTAACCGTAAAGATCTTAAAGATCTTCGCCTATGTGATTACGTTTATCATAGTTTTAACCGGTGGCGTTATCGCCAAGGGCACAATGCTCTTCATGACCTCGCAAGTGCGCAAGGACAAAAAGATGGAGTACTGCAATAAAGACTTG GGTCGGGACAAGAGCTTCGTGGTGCGGCTCCCCGAGGAGGAGCGAGTGGCCTGGATCTGGGCGCTGCTGATAGCCTACGCCCTGCCAGAGATCGGAGCCCTGATCCGGTCGGCCCGTATCTGCTTCTTCAAGACGTTCAAGGTGCCGCGGACGGGGCACTTCCTCTTCGTCTGGCTGATGGAGAGCATGAGTGCCGTGGGCATGGCCCTGCTGATGTTCGTGGTTCTGCCCCAGATCGACGCCATCCAGGGCGCCATGCTGACCAACTGCCTGTGCGTGGTACCGGGCATCTTTGGTCTGCTGTCGCGCACCTCCAAGGAGGGCAAGCGGTTTGTGAAGGTGATCATCGACCTGGCCGCGGTGGCGGCCCAGGTGACGGGTCTGGTGATCTGGCCGCTGCTGGAAAACCGCCGAGAACTGTGGGTCATCCCGGTGGCCTGTGTGATGATCTCGTGCGGTTGGTGGGAGAACTACGTGTCGCCTCAATCCCCGCTTGGCCTGGTTCGAGCTCTGGGTCGCATCAAGGAGGAGATGAAGTACACCCGCTACTTCTGCCACATATTCCTCTCCATCTGGAAGATTCTGCTCTTCTTCACGGTCACACTACTGATCTATTGGGCCCAGGGCGAGGAGCCCGGCAATCTGTTTGCCATGTACGGAGATGCCTTTGGGCCCCACAAGATCATCGTCTACGAACTGCCCGCGGGTCTGGGCGGTGTTCTCCCTGATACCCTGGAGTCGGCCAATATAGACactgtggatgtggatgccgCCTACAACACGGTGGTGTATGTCCTGCTTCTGCAGATATTCGGCGCATACTTGTGCTACATCTTCGGCAAGTTCGCCTGCAAGATCCTCATCCAGGGATTCAGCTATGCGTTCCCCGTCAGTCTAACTGTTCCCTTGTCCGTCACGTTCCTGATCGCCGCCTGTGGCATCCGCATTGACGATCCCTGCTTCTTCCACGACACCATTCCGGACTACCTGTTCTTCACTAGCCCCTCTAACTTCCGGTTCAACAACTTCGTCACCGAGCAAATGGCCTGGGCCTGGATCCTGTGGCTGCTGAGTCAGACCTGGATCGCACTGCACATCTGGACACCCAAGTGTGAGCGTCTGGCCACCACCGAGAAGCTGTTCGTCCAGCCCATGTACTCCTCTCTGCTGATCGATCAGTCGATGGCTCTCAACAGACGGCGGGATGATCAGGCGGATGTGAAAACAGAG GATCTTTCGGAAATCGAGAAGGAAAAGGGCGATGAATACTACGAGACCATATCGGTGCACACGGACCGCTCTTCGGCACCCAACAAACCATCCATTAAGTCCTCGGACAACATCACTCGCATCTACTCCTGCGCCACCATGTGGCACGAGACCAAGGACGAGATGATTGAGTTCTTGAAGAGCATCATGCGCATGGACGAGGACCAGTGTGCTCGCCGAGTGGCGCAGAAGTATCTGAGGGTCCTCGATCCGGATTACTACGAGTTCGAAA CCCACATCTTCTTCGACGACGCCTTCGAGATCTCTGACCACAGCGATGACGACATTCAGTGCAATCGGTTCGTTAAACTGCTGATCGCCACCATGGATGAGGCTGCCTCCGAGATTCACCAGACCACGATCAGGCTGCGTCCGCCCAAGAAGTACCCCACCCCGTATGGAGGCCGCTTGGTGTGGACCCTTCCGGGAAAAACCAAGTTCATCACACATCTGAAGGACAAGGATCGTATTCGTCACAGAAAACGCTGGTCCCAGGTTATGTACATGTACTACCTGCTGGGCCATCGCCTCATGGAACTGCCCATTTCGGTAGATCGCAAGGATGCTATCGCGGAGAACACCTACCTTCTGACCCTGGACGGAGATATTGACTTCAAGCCAAATGCGGTTACCCTTCTGGTGGATTTGATGAAGAAGAACAAGAACCTGGGAGCCGCCTGTGGCCGTATTCATCCCGTGGGATCGGGACCCATGGTGTGGTACCAGTTGTTCGAGTACGCCATTGGTCATTGGCTGCAGAAGGCCACGGAGCACATGATTGGCTGTGTGCTCTGTTCCCCCGGCTGCTTCTCACTGTTCAGAGGCAAGGCCCTCATGGATGACAACGTGATGAAGAAGTACACCACGCGATCGGATGAGGCTCGTCACTATGTGCAGTACGATCAGGGCGAGGACCGTTGGCTCTGCACGCTGCTCCTGCAGAGGGGCTACCGTGTGGAGTACTCGGCTGCCAGTGATGCGTACACCCACTGTCCCGAGGGCTTCAACGAGTTCTACAACCAGCGGCGCAGATGGGTGCCCTCGACTATAGCCAACATTATGGACCTGCTGGCGGATGCAAAGCGCACAATCAAGATCAATGACAACATATCCCTGCTCTACATCTTCTACCAAATGATGTTGATGGGCGGTACGATCCTGGGACCCGGAACCATTTTCCTTATGTTGGTGGGTGCCTTTGTGGCTGCCTTCCGCATCGACAACTGGACCTCCTTCCACTACAACATTGTGCCCATCCTGGCGTTTATGTTTATCTGCTTCACGTGTAAGTCGAACATCCAATTGTTTGTGGCCCAGGTCTTATCGACAGCATATGCCCTGATTATGATGGCGGTGATTGTGGGTACGGCCTTGCAGTTGGGAGAGGACGGAATAGGTTCGCCCTCTGCCATTTTCCTGATATCTATGGTGGGCTCATTCTTCATAGCCGCATGTTTGCATCCACAAGAGTTCTGGTGCATAACATGCGGCTTGATCTATCTGCTGTCGATCCCATCTATGTACCTGCTGCTCATCCTGTACTCGATTATCAACCTCAACGTTGTCTCCTGGGGAACCCGTGAGGTGGTGGCTAAGAAGACGAAGAAGGAGCTGGAGGCGGAGAAGAAGGCCGCCGAGGAGGCGAAGAAGCGGGTGAAGCAGAAGAGCATGCTGAGCTTCCTTCAAAGCGGAATAGGAGATAATGGCGATGAGGAGGGCTCCGTGGAGTTCTCGCTCGCCGGACTCTTCCGCTGCATATTCTGCACCCACGGAAAGACCTCCGATGAAAAGCAGCAGCTGACCTCCATCGCCGAATCGCTGGACACGATCAAAACTAGGATGGACACCATCGAGAGTGCTGTCGATCCCCACGGTCATCATGCCTCCCGACACGGAAGGAGAAGGACCACCTCCAGTGGCTCCAAGGATCACCACTTGCTGACCTCGGTGGCGGAGAAGTCAGGAGATGAATCGGACGAATCGGATTCGGACACTTCCGCGGAACCAAAGCAGGAGCGAGATTTCCTAACCAACCCGTACTGGATCGAGGATCCGGATGTGCGAAAGGGTGAGGTTGACTTCCTGTCCAGCACGGAGATCCAGTTCTGGAAGGACCTCATTGACCAGTACCTCTATCCCATCGACAATGATCCAGTGGAGCAG GCCCGCATTGCCTCTGACCTGATTGAGCTGCGAAACAAGTCGGTGTTTGCGTTTTTCATGGCCAACGCCTTGTTCGTGCTGATTGTCTTCTTGTTGCAACTGAACAAGGACAAGTTACACATTATTTGGCCGTTGGGCGTCAAAACGAACATTACCTATATCGAAGAGACATCTGAG GTCCACATATCCAAGGAGTATCTGCAGCTGGAACCGATTGGTCTGGTATTTGTGTTCTTCTTTGCCCTTATTTTGATAATTCAGTTTACGGCCATGTTGTTCCATCGATTCGGAACCATCTCGCATATCTTGGCCTCAACTGAACTGAACTTCTGCAAGAAGAAATCAGAGGATCTTACACAGGATCAACTAATAGATAAG CATGCAGTGGAGATCGTAAAGAACTTGCAGAGACTACAGGGCATCGATGGAGATTATGACAATGATTCCGGTTCCGGCCCAGATCGTATAGCTAGGCGAAAGACCATCCAAAATCTGGAGAAGGCGCGGCAGCCGCGTCGCCAAATCGGCACCCTGGATGTGGCTTTTAAGAAGCGGTTCCTGAAACTCACTGCCGATGCGGAGAACAAtcctgccacgcccattctcaCCCGCCGCCTCACAATGCGAGCCGAGACAATCAGGGCATTGGAGGTGCGCAAGAATTCGGTGATGGCCGAGAGGCGGAAGTCCGCCATGCAGACTCTGGGTGCGAAGAACGAGTACGGGATTACCACTGGGGCCCCG GTCAACAACAATGGAGCTCTGCCCAATCAAAGAAGCGGACGCGTTTCAAATGCCGGCATAAGCATCAAGGATGTGTTCAATGTTAACGGAGGTGCTGCTGAG CAAATTTACGGCTCGAATGGGGGCGGGACGATCAACCAGGGCTACGAGCACGTGATTGACGAGGACGGCGATGGCAACTCTCTGCGGCTGACCACCCGGAACCCTCACCCGCATCACCAGGTTTCCTGGAGCCAGAACACCAACGGCGGCAATGGTACAGGCCGCTTGTGA
- the LOC119559876 gene encoding chitin synthase chs-2 isoform X1, with product MSAMRHRPMAPPGQGAGAGTAGEHGDSDDNNFTDDESSPLTHDIYGGSQRTIQETKGWDVFRDPPIKIETGSTANQECLELTVKILKIFAYVITFIIVLTGGVIAKGTMLFMTSQVRKDKKMEYCNKDLGRDKSFVVRLPEEERVAWIWALLIAYALPEIGALIRSARICFFKTFKVPRTGHFLFVWLMESMSAVGMALLMFVVLPQIDAIQGAMLTNCLCVVPGIFGLLSRTSKEGKRFVKVIIDLAAVAAQVTGLVIWPLLENRRELWVIPVACVMISCGWWENYVSPQSPLGLVRALGRIKEEMKYTRYFCHIFLSIWKILLFFTVTLLIYWAQGEEPGNLFAMYGDAFGPHKIIVYELPAGLGGVLPDTLESANIDTVDVDAAYNTVVYVLLLQIFGAYLCYIFGKFACKILIQGFSYAFPVSLTVPLSVTFLIAACGIRIDDPCFFHDTIPDYLFFTSPSNFRFNNFVTEQMAWAWILWLLSQTWIALHIWTPKCERLATTEKLFVQPMYSSLLIDQSMALNRRRDDQADVKTEDLSEIEKEKGDEYYETISVHTDRSSAPNKPSIKSSDNITRIYSCATMWHETKDEMIEFLKSIMRMDEDQCARRVAQKYLRVLDPDYYEFETHIFFDDAFEISDHSDDDIQCNRFVKLLIATMDEAASEIHQTTIRLRPPKKYPTPYGGRLVWTLPGKTKFITHLKDKDRIRHRKRWSQVMYMYYLLGHRLMELPISVDRKDAIAENTYLLTLDGDIDFKPNAVTLLVDLMKKNKNLGAACGRIHPVGSGPMVWYQLFEYAIGHWLQKATEHMIGCVLCSPGCFSLFRGKALMDDNVMKKYTTRSDEARHYVQYDQGEDRWLCTLLLQRGYRVEYSAASDAYTHCPEGFNEFYNQRRRWVPSTIANIMDLLADAKRTIKINDNISLLYIFYQMMLMGGTILGPGTIFLMLVGAFVAAFRIDNWTSFHYNIVPILAFMFICFTCKSNIQLFVAQVLSTAYALIMMAVIVGTALQLGEDGIGSPSAIFLISMVGSFFIAACLHPQEFWCITCGLIYLLSIPSMYLLLILYSIINLNVVSWGTREVVAKKTKKELEAEKKAAEEAKKRVKQKSMLSFLQSGIGDNGDEEGSVEFSLAGLFRCIFCTHGKTSDEKQQLTSIAESLDTIKTRMDTIESAVDPHGHHASRHGRRRTTSSGSKDHHLLTSVAEKSGDESDESDSDTSAEPKQERDFLTNPYWIEDPDVRKGEVDFLSSTEIQFWKDLIDQYLYPIDNDPVEQARIAKDLKELRDSSVFAFFMINALFVLIVFLLQLNKDNIHVKWPFGVRTNITYDESTQEVHISKEYLQLEPIGLVFVFFFALILIIQFTAMLFHRFGTISHILASTELNFCKKKSEDLTQDQLIDKHAVEIVKNLQRLQGIDGDYDNDSGSGPDRIARRKTIQNLEKARQPRRQIGTLDVAFKKRFLKLTADAENNPATPILTRRLTMRAETIRALEVRKNSVMAERRKSAMQTLGAKNEYGITTGAPVNNNGALPNQRSGRVSNAGISIKDVFNVNGGAAEQIYGSNGGGTINQGYEHVIDEDGDGNSLRLTTRNPHPHHQVSWSQNTNGGNGTGRL from the exons ATGTCTGCGATGCGGCATCGCCCGATGGCCCCTCCGGGGCAAGGAGCCGGAGCGGGAACCGCCGGGGAGCACGGCGACAGCGACGACAACAACTTCACCGACGACGAGAGCTCCCCCCTGACTCACGACATATACGGCGGCAG TCAACGCACCATACAAGAAACCAAGGGTTGGGATGTGTTCCGGGATCCGCCGATCAAGATTGAGACCGGATCGACGGCGAACCAGGAGTGCTTAGAATTAACCGTAAAGATCTTAAAGATCTTCGCCTATGTGATTACGTTTATCATAGTTTTAACCGGTGGCGTTATCGCCAAGGGCACAATGCTCTTCATGACCTCGCAAGTGCGCAAGGACAAAAAGATGGAGTACTGCAATAAAGACTTG GGTCGGGACAAGAGCTTCGTGGTGCGGCTCCCCGAGGAGGAGCGAGTGGCCTGGATCTGGGCGCTGCTGATAGCCTACGCCCTGCCAGAGATCGGAGCCCTGATCCGGTCGGCCCGTATCTGCTTCTTCAAGACGTTCAAGGTGCCGCGGACGGGGCACTTCCTCTTCGTCTGGCTGATGGAGAGCATGAGTGCCGTGGGCATGGCCCTGCTGATGTTCGTGGTTCTGCCCCAGATCGACGCCATCCAGGGCGCCATGCTGACCAACTGCCTGTGCGTGGTACCGGGCATCTTTGGTCTGCTGTCGCGCACCTCCAAGGAGGGCAAGCGGTTTGTGAAGGTGATCATCGACCTGGCCGCGGTGGCGGCCCAGGTGACGGGTCTGGTGATCTGGCCGCTGCTGGAAAACCGCCGAGAACTGTGGGTCATCCCGGTGGCCTGTGTGATGATCTCGTGCGGTTGGTGGGAGAACTACGTGTCGCCTCAATCCCCGCTTGGCCTGGTTCGAGCTCTGGGTCGCATCAAGGAGGAGATGAAGTACACCCGCTACTTCTGCCACATATTCCTCTCCATCTGGAAGATTCTGCTCTTCTTCACGGTCACACTACTGATCTATTGGGCCCAGGGCGAGGAGCCCGGCAATCTGTTTGCCATGTACGGAGATGCCTTTGGGCCCCACAAGATCATCGTCTACGAACTGCCCGCGGGTCTGGGCGGTGTTCTCCCTGATACCCTGGAGTCGGCCAATATAGACactgtggatgtggatgccgCCTACAACACGGTGGTGTATGTCCTGCTTCTGCAGATATTCGGCGCATACTTGTGCTACATCTTCGGCAAGTTCGCCTGCAAGATCCTCATCCAGGGATTCAGCTATGCGTTCCCCGTCAGTCTAACTGTTCCCTTGTCCGTCACGTTCCTGATCGCCGCCTGTGGCATCCGCATTGACGATCCCTGCTTCTTCCACGACACCATTCCGGACTACCTGTTCTTCACTAGCCCCTCTAACTTCCGGTTCAACAACTTCGTCACCGAGCAAATGGCCTGGGCCTGGATCCTGTGGCTGCTGAGTCAGACCTGGATCGCACTGCACATCTGGACACCCAAGTGTGAGCGTCTGGCCACCACCGAGAAGCTGTTCGTCCAGCCCATGTACTCCTCTCTGCTGATCGATCAGTCGATGGCTCTCAACAGACGGCGGGATGATCAGGCGGATGTGAAAACAGAG GATCTTTCGGAAATCGAGAAGGAAAAGGGCGATGAATACTACGAGACCATATCGGTGCACACGGACCGCTCTTCGGCACCCAACAAACCATCCATTAAGTCCTCGGACAACATCACTCGCATCTACTCCTGCGCCACCATGTGGCACGAGACCAAGGACGAGATGATTGAGTTCTTGAAGAGCATCATGCGCATGGACGAGGACCAGTGTGCTCGCCGAGTGGCGCAGAAGTATCTGAGGGTCCTCGATCCGGATTACTACGAGTTCGAAA CCCACATCTTCTTCGACGACGCCTTCGAGATCTCTGACCACAGCGATGACGACATTCAGTGCAATCGGTTCGTTAAACTGCTGATCGCCACCATGGATGAGGCTGCCTCCGAGATTCACCAGACCACGATCAGGCTGCGTCCGCCCAAGAAGTACCCCACCCCGTATGGAGGCCGCTTGGTGTGGACCCTTCCGGGAAAAACCAAGTTCATCACACATCTGAAGGACAAGGATCGTATTCGTCACAGAAAACGCTGGTCCCAGGTTATGTACATGTACTACCTGCTGGGCCATCGCCTCATGGAACTGCCCATTTCGGTAGATCGCAAGGATGCTATCGCGGAGAACACCTACCTTCTGACCCTGGACGGAGATATTGACTTCAAGCCAAATGCGGTTACCCTTCTGGTGGATTTGATGAAGAAGAACAAGAACCTGGGAGCCGCCTGTGGCCGTATTCATCCCGTGGGATCGGGACCCATGGTGTGGTACCAGTTGTTCGAGTACGCCATTGGTCATTGGCTGCAGAAGGCCACGGAGCACATGATTGGCTGTGTGCTCTGTTCCCCCGGCTGCTTCTCACTGTTCAGAGGCAAGGCCCTCATGGATGACAACGTGATGAAGAAGTACACCACGCGATCGGATGAGGCTCGTCACTATGTGCAGTACGATCAGGGCGAGGACCGTTGGCTCTGCACGCTGCTCCTGCAGAGGGGCTACCGTGTGGAGTACTCGGCTGCCAGTGATGCGTACACCCACTGTCCCGAGGGCTTCAACGAGTTCTACAACCAGCGGCGCAGATGGGTGCCCTCGACTATAGCCAACATTATGGACCTGCTGGCGGATGCAAAGCGCACAATCAAGATCAATGACAACATATCCCTGCTCTACATCTTCTACCAAATGATGTTGATGGGCGGTACGATCCTGGGACCCGGAACCATTTTCCTTATGTTGGTGGGTGCCTTTGTGGCTGCCTTCCGCATCGACAACTGGACCTCCTTCCACTACAACATTGTGCCCATCCTGGCGTTTATGTTTATCTGCTTCACGTGTAAGTCGAACATCCAATTGTTTGTGGCCCAGGTCTTATCGACAGCATATGCCCTGATTATGATGGCGGTGATTGTGGGTACGGCCTTGCAGTTGGGAGAGGACGGAATAGGTTCGCCCTCTGCCATTTTCCTGATATCTATGGTGGGCTCATTCTTCATAGCCGCATGTTTGCATCCACAAGAGTTCTGGTGCATAACATGCGGCTTGATCTATCTGCTGTCGATCCCATCTATGTACCTGCTGCTCATCCTGTACTCGATTATCAACCTCAACGTTGTCTCCTGGGGAACCCGTGAGGTGGTGGCTAAGAAGACGAAGAAGGAGCTGGAGGCGGAGAAGAAGGCCGCCGAGGAGGCGAAGAAGCGGGTGAAGCAGAAGAGCATGCTGAGCTTCCTTCAAAGCGGAATAGGAGATAATGGCGATGAGGAGGGCTCCGTGGAGTTCTCGCTCGCCGGACTCTTCCGCTGCATATTCTGCACCCACGGAAAGACCTCCGATGAAAAGCAGCAGCTGACCTCCATCGCCGAATCGCTGGACACGATCAAAACTAGGATGGACACCATCGAGAGTGCTGTCGATCCCCACGGTCATCATGCCTCCCGACACGGAAGGAGAAGGACCACCTCCAGTGGCTCCAAGGATCACCACTTGCTGACCTCGGTGGCGGAGAAGTCAGGAGATGAATCGGACGAATCGGATTCGGACACTTCCGCGGAACCAAAGCAGGAGCGAGATTTCCTAACCAACCCGTACTGGATCGAGGATCCGGATGTGCGAAAGGGTGAGGTTGACTTCCTGTCCAGCACGGAGATCCAGTTCTGGAAGGACCTCATTGACCAGTACCTCTATCCCATCGACAATGATCCAGTGGAGCAG GCCCGCATAGCTAAAGATCTCAAGGAACTGCGCGACTCCTCGGTGTTCGCGTTCTTCATGATCAACGCGCTGTTCGTGCTGATCGTGTTCCTGCTGCAGCTGAACAAGGACAACATCCACGTGAAGTGGCCCTTCGGAGTGCGGACGAACATCACCTACGACGAGTCCACCCAGGAG GTCCACATATCCAAGGAGTATCTGCAGCTGGAACCGATTGGTCTGGTATTTGTGTTCTTCTTTGCCCTTATTTTGATAATTCAGTTTACGGCCATGTTGTTCCATCGATTCGGAACCATCTCGCATATCTTGGCCTCAACTGAACTGAACTTCTGCAAGAAGAAATCAGAGGATCTTACACAGGATCAACTAATAGATAAG CATGCAGTGGAGATCGTAAAGAACTTGCAGAGACTACAGGGCATCGATGGAGATTATGACAATGATTCCGGTTCCGGCCCAGATCGTATAGCTAGGCGAAAGACCATCCAAAATCTGGAGAAGGCGCGGCAGCCGCGTCGCCAAATCGGCACCCTGGATGTGGCTTTTAAGAAGCGGTTCCTGAAACTCACTGCCGATGCGGAGAACAAtcctgccacgcccattctcaCCCGCCGCCTCACAATGCGAGCCGAGACAATCAGGGCATTGGAGGTGCGCAAGAATTCGGTGATGGCCGAGAGGCGGAAGTCCGCCATGCAGACTCTGGGTGCGAAGAACGAGTACGGGATTACCACTGGGGCCCCG GTCAACAACAATGGAGCTCTGCCCAATCAAAGAAGCGGACGCGTTTCAAATGCCGGCATAAGCATCAAGGATGTGTTCAATGTTAACGGAGGTGCTGCTGAG CAAATTTACGGCTCGAATGGGGGCGGGACGATCAACCAGGGCTACGAGCACGTGATTGACGAGGACGGCGATGGCAACTCTCTGCGGCTGACCACCCGGAACCCTCACCCGCATCACCAGGTTTCCTGGAGCCAGAACACCAACGGCGGCAATGGTACAGGCCGCTTGTGA